Proteins encoded within one genomic window of Manis pentadactyla isolate mManPen7 chromosome 4, mManPen7.hap1, whole genome shotgun sequence:
- the TMEM52 gene encoding transmembrane protein 52 isoform X2 — protein sequence MGSPMDAARGGAGAEPGLHKMARLPSRPRLFRARALSMVAGPHAGNGLLLLLLLLQVALGFADGGCDPSDQCRRPRRCPSQARWSSLWHVGCVRFCCLRKRAHAQLHLPPAPQPCDLTVSPVDSDSPVHSTVTSYSSVQYPLGMRLPLPFGELDLDSMTPPAYSLFAPELPPSYDEAIKMTKPRQEEPPSSP from the exons ATGGGTTCTCCAATGGACGCGGCCAGAGGCGGGGCCGGCGCCGAGCCGGGCCTGCATAAAATGGCGCGACTGCCCAGTCGTCCTCGCCTGTTTCGCGCGCGCGCGCTCAGCATGGTCGCGGGGCCCCACGCTGGCAACGGTCTCCTGCTGCTTCTGCTGTTGCTGCAG GTGGCGCTGGGCTTCGCGGACGGCGGCTGCGACCCCTCGGACCA GTGCCGCCGTCCCCGCAGGTGCCCGTCGCAGGCCCGCTGGAGCAGCCTGTGGCACGTGGG CTGTGTCCGGTTCTGCTGCCTTCGGAAGCGGGCACACGCACAGCTgcacctgcctcctgcccctcagCCTTGTGACCTGACTGTCAGCCCTGTGGACAGCGACAGCCCTGTACACAGCACTGTGACTT CCTACAGTTCCGTGCAGTACCCACTGGGCATGCGGCTGCCCCTGCCCTTTGGGGAGCTGGACCTCGACTCCATGACCCCTCCTGCCTACAGCCTATTTGCCCCTGAGCTGCCACCCTCCTATGATGAAGCCATCAAGATGACCAAACCCAGACAGGAGGAGCCGCCCTCCTCCCCATAG
- the TMEM52 gene encoding transmembrane protein 52 isoform X1: MGSPMDAARGGAGAEPGLHKMARLPSRPRLFRARALSMVAGPHAGNGLLLLLLLLQVALGFADGGCDPSDQCRRPRRCPSQARWSSLWHVGLILLTVLLLLLCGVTASCVRFCCLRKRAHAQLHLPPAPQPCDLTVSPVDSDSPVHSTVTSYSSVQYPLGMRLPLPFGELDLDSMTPPAYSLFAPELPPSYDEAIKMTKPRQEEPPSSP, translated from the exons ATGGGTTCTCCAATGGACGCGGCCAGAGGCGGGGCCGGCGCCGAGCCGGGCCTGCATAAAATGGCGCGACTGCCCAGTCGTCCTCGCCTGTTTCGCGCGCGCGCGCTCAGCATGGTCGCGGGGCCCCACGCTGGCAACGGTCTCCTGCTGCTTCTGCTGTTGCTGCAG GTGGCGCTGGGCTTCGCGGACGGCGGCTGCGACCCCTCGGACCA GTGCCGCCGTCCCCGCAGGTGCCCGTCGCAGGCCCGCTGGAGCAGCCTGTGGCACGTGGG GCTTATCTTGCTCACTgtcctcctgctgctgctgtgtGGGGTCACGGCCAGCTGTGTCCGGTTCTGCTGCCTTCGGAAGCGGGCACACGCACAGCTgcacctgcctcctgcccctcagCCTTGTGACCTGACTGTCAGCCCTGTGGACAGCGACAGCCCTGTACACAGCACTGTGACTT CCTACAGTTCCGTGCAGTACCCACTGGGCATGCGGCTGCCCCTGCCCTTTGGGGAGCTGGACCTCGACTCCATGACCCCTCCTGCCTACAGCCTATTTGCCCCTGAGCTGCCACCCTCCTATGATGAAGCCATCAAGATGACCAAACCCAGACAGGAGGAGCCGCCCTCCTCCCCATAG
- the TMEM52 gene encoding transmembrane protein 52 isoform X5 — translation MGSPMDAARGGAGAEPGLHKMARLPSRPRLFRARALSMVAGPHAGNGLLLLLLLLQVALGFADGGCDPSDHCVRFCCLRKRAHAQLHLPPAPQPCDLTVSPVDSDSPVHSTVTSYSSVQYPLGMRLPLPFGELDLDSMTPPAYSLFAPELPPSYDEAIKMTKPRQEEPPSSP, via the exons ATGGGTTCTCCAATGGACGCGGCCAGAGGCGGGGCCGGCGCCGAGCCGGGCCTGCATAAAATGGCGCGACTGCCCAGTCGTCCTCGCCTGTTTCGCGCGCGCGCGCTCAGCATGGTCGCGGGGCCCCACGCTGGCAACGGTCTCCTGCTGCTTCTGCTGTTGCTGCAG GTGGCGCTGGGCTTCGCGGACGGCGGCTGCGACCCCTCGGACCA CTGTGTCCGGTTCTGCTGCCTTCGGAAGCGGGCACACGCACAGCTgcacctgcctcctgcccctcagCCTTGTGACCTGACTGTCAGCCCTGTGGACAGCGACAGCCCTGTACACAGCACTGTGACTT CCTACAGTTCCGTGCAGTACCCACTGGGCATGCGGCTGCCCCTGCCCTTTGGGGAGCTGGACCTCGACTCCATGACCCCTCCTGCCTACAGCCTATTTGCCCCTGAGCTGCCACCCTCCTATGATGAAGCCATCAAGATGACCAAACCCAGACAGGAGGAGCCGCCCTCCTCCCCATAG
- the TMEM52 gene encoding transmembrane protein 52 isoform X4: MGSPMDAARGGAGAEPGLHKMARLPSRPRLFRARALSMVAGPHAGNGLLLLLLLLQVALGFADGGCDPSDQCPSQARWSSLWHVGCVRFCCLRKRAHAQLHLPPAPQPCDLTVSPVDSDSPVHSTVTSYSSVQYPLGMRLPLPFGELDLDSMTPPAYSLFAPELPPSYDEAIKMTKPRQEEPPSSP; the protein is encoded by the exons ATGGGTTCTCCAATGGACGCGGCCAGAGGCGGGGCCGGCGCCGAGCCGGGCCTGCATAAAATGGCGCGACTGCCCAGTCGTCCTCGCCTGTTTCGCGCGCGCGCGCTCAGCATGGTCGCGGGGCCCCACGCTGGCAACGGTCTCCTGCTGCTTCTGCTGTTGCTGCAG GTGGCGCTGGGCTTCGCGGACGGCGGCTGCGACCCCTCGGACCA GTGCCCGTCGCAGGCCCGCTGGAGCAGCCTGTGGCACGTGGG CTGTGTCCGGTTCTGCTGCCTTCGGAAGCGGGCACACGCACAGCTgcacctgcctcctgcccctcagCCTTGTGACCTGACTGTCAGCCCTGTGGACAGCGACAGCCCTGTACACAGCACTGTGACTT CCTACAGTTCCGTGCAGTACCCACTGGGCATGCGGCTGCCCCTGCCCTTTGGGGAGCTGGACCTCGACTCCATGACCCCTCCTGCCTACAGCCTATTTGCCCCTGAGCTGCCACCCTCCTATGATGAAGCCATCAAGATGACCAAACCCAGACAGGAGGAGCCGCCCTCCTCCCCATAG
- the TMEM52 gene encoding transmembrane protein 52 isoform X3, translating into MGSPMDAARGGAGAEPGLHKMARLPSRPRLFRARALSMVAGPHAGNGLLLLLLLLQVALGFADGGCDPSDQLILLTVLLLLLCGVTASCVRFCCLRKRAHAQLHLPPAPQPCDLTVSPVDSDSPVHSTVTSYSSVQYPLGMRLPLPFGELDLDSMTPPAYSLFAPELPPSYDEAIKMTKPRQEEPPSSP; encoded by the exons ATGGGTTCTCCAATGGACGCGGCCAGAGGCGGGGCCGGCGCCGAGCCGGGCCTGCATAAAATGGCGCGACTGCCCAGTCGTCCTCGCCTGTTTCGCGCGCGCGCGCTCAGCATGGTCGCGGGGCCCCACGCTGGCAACGGTCTCCTGCTGCTTCTGCTGTTGCTGCAG GTGGCGCTGGGCTTCGCGGACGGCGGCTGCGACCCCTCGGACCA GCTTATCTTGCTCACTgtcctcctgctgctgctgtgtGGGGTCACGGCCAGCTGTGTCCGGTTCTGCTGCCTTCGGAAGCGGGCACACGCACAGCTgcacctgcctcctgcccctcagCCTTGTGACCTGACTGTCAGCCCTGTGGACAGCGACAGCCCTGTACACAGCACTGTGACTT CCTACAGTTCCGTGCAGTACCCACTGGGCATGCGGCTGCCCCTGCCCTTTGGGGAGCTGGACCTCGACTCCATGACCCCTCCTGCCTACAGCCTATTTGCCCCTGAGCTGCCACCCTCCTATGATGAAGCCATCAAGATGACCAAACCCAGACAGGAGGAGCCGCCCTCCTCCCCATAG